Proteins encoded in a region of the Podarcis muralis chromosome 4, rPodMur119.hap1.1, whole genome shotgun sequence genome:
- the PPP2R3B gene encoding serine/threonine-protein phosphatase 2A regulatory subunit B'' subunit beta isoform X1 — translation MPVLKPVVKMKVDELFLHWLSDASTQVMLKDCLRSITNKEKIEIGSGDARNNEHILCHINCVSKQSMLGNLMSTLTTTSPPHLSTALPLGTPTSPRSFSNIRGKRRSSSTKSVQSKKEEPLTPSLSQTIPTFYFPQGCPKEKVNIDSVITKIEKTFAQFPNERATLEDMGKVAKACECPLYWKGPLFFCAGGERTGFVSVHKFVAMWRKILQTCHDAASKFVHLLKSPGCNYLVQEDFIPFLQDVVNSHPSLVFLKEASEFHSRYITTVIQRIFYTVNRSWSGRITCNELRKSSFLQNVALLEEEVDINQLTEYFSYEHFYVIYCKFWELDTDHDLYIDPKDLARHSDHAISNRMIERIFSGAVTRGKKAQKEGKISYADFVWFLISEEDKKTATSIEYWFRCMDLDGDGVLSMYELQYFYEEQCQKLDNMAIEPLPFEDCLCQMLDLVKPECEGKITLHDLKKCKMANVFFDTFFNIEKYLDHEQKDQFSMLRGTENENQELSDWEKYAAEEYDVLVAEEAASDQWNDCYEAELNPGDHQKTNVLKYQMEKRPFFDMPSHLADVDLDEYDYDDDFE, via the exons atgcCAGTTCTGAAGCCTGTAGTAAAAATGAAAGTGGACGAACTCTTTTTGCACTGGTTGAGTGATGCCTCAACTCAGGTGATGCTCAAGGACTGCTTAAGAAGTATAACTAACAAGGAGAAGATTGAAATCGGTAGTGGTGATGCTCGGAACAATGAACATATTCTTTGCCATATAAATTGTGTCTCGaagcaaagcatgctggggaaTTTGATGTCTACTTTGACTACTACAAGCCCTCCTCATCTGTCTACTGCTCTCCCACTGGGGACGCCAACAAGCCCAAGGAGCTTTTCTAATATTCGAGGTAAACGCAGATCTTCAAGCACCAAAAGT gtTCAGTcaaagaaagaagaacctttgacaCCGTCTCTGAGCCAAACCATTCCAACGTTTTATTTTCCTCAAGGATGTCCGAAAGAAAAAGTGAACATAGATAGTGTTATTACTAAGATAGAGAAAACTTTTGCTCAGTTTCCAAATGAGAGAGCAACATTAGAAGATATGGGTAAAGTTGCAAAG GCTTGTGAATGTCCTCTATATTGGAAAGGTCCACTATTtttttgtgctggaggagaacgAACAGGATTTGTATCAGTTCATAAATTTGTTGCAATGTGGCGAAA GATTCTACAGACTTGCCATGATGCTGCCTCCAAGTTTGTTCATCTTCTCAAGAGCCCTGGATGTAACTATTTGGTACAAGAAGACTTCATTCCATTTTTACAA GATGTGGTCAATAGTCATCCCAGTCTAGTCTTCCTAAAAGAAGCATCAGAATTTCATTCTCGGTATATTACAACA GTAATACAAAGGATATTTTATACAGTAAACAGATCCTGGTCAGGAAGGATAACTTGTAACGAACTCAGAAAAAGCAGTTTTTTACAG AACGTGGCATTATTGGAAGAGGAAGTAGACATTAACCAGCTGACAGAATACTTTTCATATGAGCACTTCTATGTAATCTACTGCAAATTTTGGGAGCTGGATACAGACCATGACCTTTATATTGATCCGAAGGATTTAGCTCGGCATAGTGACCATG CTATATCTAATCGGATGATAGAGAGGATTTTCTCAGGAGCTGTAACAAG AGGCAAGAAAgcacagaaagaaggaaaaataagttATGCAGATTTTGTATGGTTTTTAATATCGGAAGAGGATAAAAAGACTGCAACCAG CATTGAATACTGGTTTCGCTGCATGGACCTTGATGGGGATGGTGTATTGTCAATGTATGAACTGCAGTACTTTTATGAAGAGCAATGTCAAAAACTGGACAATATGGCCATTGAACCACTGCCATTTGAAGATTGCCTTTGCCAGATGCTTGATCTTGTGAAACCAGAGTGCGAAG GGAAAATAACTCTTCATGACTTAAAGAAGTGCAAGATGGCAAATGTGTTTTTCGACACCTTTTTCAACATTGAGAAATATTTAGACCATGAGCAGAAGGATCAGTTTTCTATGTTGAGG GGCACTGAAAACGAAAACCAAGAACTGTCTGATTGGGAAAAATATGCTGCTGAAGAGTATGATGTCCTAGTAGCAGAGGAAGCAGCTAGTGACCAGTGGAATGATTG TTATGAAGCGGAATTGAACCCTGGAGATCATCAGAAGACCAACGTGCTGAAATATCAGATGGAAAAAAGGCCTTTCTTTGATATGCCTTCCCATTTGGCAGACGTTGACTTAGATGAGTATGACTATGACGATGATTTTGAATGA
- the PPP2R3B gene encoding serine/threonine-protein phosphatase 2A regulatory subunit B'' subunit beta isoform X2, producing MKSENMRIKEISLRQDPDLRKELALLARGCDFVLPSRFKKRLKAFQQIQVQSKKEEPLTPSLSQTIPTFYFPQGCPKEKVNIDSVITKIEKTFAQFPNERATLEDMGKVAKACECPLYWKGPLFFCAGGERTGFVSVHKFVAMWRKILQTCHDAASKFVHLLKSPGCNYLVQEDFIPFLQDVVNSHPSLVFLKEASEFHSRYITTVIQRIFYTVNRSWSGRITCNELRKSSFLQNVALLEEEVDINQLTEYFSYEHFYVIYCKFWELDTDHDLYIDPKDLARHSDHAISNRMIERIFSGAVTRGKKAQKEGKISYADFVWFLISEEDKKTATSIEYWFRCMDLDGDGVLSMYELQYFYEEQCQKLDNMAIEPLPFEDCLCQMLDLVKPECEGKITLHDLKKCKMANVFFDTFFNIEKYLDHEQKDQFSMLRGTENENQELSDWEKYAAEEYDVLVAEEAASDQWNDCYEAELNPGDHQKTNVLKYQMEKRPFFDMPSHLADVDLDEYDYDDDFE from the exons ATGAAATCTGAAAACATGAGGATAAAGGAGATTTCTTTACGGCAAGACCCTGATCTACGAAAGGAATTGGCATTGCTAGCTCGGGGATGTGATTTTGTTCTGCCTTCCAGATTCAAGAAGAGACTCAAAGCTTTCCAGCAAATCCAG gtTCAGTcaaagaaagaagaacctttgacaCCGTCTCTGAGCCAAACCATTCCAACGTTTTATTTTCCTCAAGGATGTCCGAAAGAAAAAGTGAACATAGATAGTGTTATTACTAAGATAGAGAAAACTTTTGCTCAGTTTCCAAATGAGAGAGCAACATTAGAAGATATGGGTAAAGTTGCAAAG GCTTGTGAATGTCCTCTATATTGGAAAGGTCCACTATTtttttgtgctggaggagaacgAACAGGATTTGTATCAGTTCATAAATTTGTTGCAATGTGGCGAAA GATTCTACAGACTTGCCATGATGCTGCCTCCAAGTTTGTTCATCTTCTCAAGAGCCCTGGATGTAACTATTTGGTACAAGAAGACTTCATTCCATTTTTACAA GATGTGGTCAATAGTCATCCCAGTCTAGTCTTCCTAAAAGAAGCATCAGAATTTCATTCTCGGTATATTACAACA GTAATACAAAGGATATTTTATACAGTAAACAGATCCTGGTCAGGAAGGATAACTTGTAACGAACTCAGAAAAAGCAGTTTTTTACAG AACGTGGCATTATTGGAAGAGGAAGTAGACATTAACCAGCTGACAGAATACTTTTCATATGAGCACTTCTATGTAATCTACTGCAAATTTTGGGAGCTGGATACAGACCATGACCTTTATATTGATCCGAAGGATTTAGCTCGGCATAGTGACCATG CTATATCTAATCGGATGATAGAGAGGATTTTCTCAGGAGCTGTAACAAG AGGCAAGAAAgcacagaaagaaggaaaaataagttATGCAGATTTTGTATGGTTTTTAATATCGGAAGAGGATAAAAAGACTGCAACCAG CATTGAATACTGGTTTCGCTGCATGGACCTTGATGGGGATGGTGTATTGTCAATGTATGAACTGCAGTACTTTTATGAAGAGCAATGTCAAAAACTGGACAATATGGCCATTGAACCACTGCCATTTGAAGATTGCCTTTGCCAGATGCTTGATCTTGTGAAACCAGAGTGCGAAG GGAAAATAACTCTTCATGACTTAAAGAAGTGCAAGATGGCAAATGTGTTTTTCGACACCTTTTTCAACATTGAGAAATATTTAGACCATGAGCAGAAGGATCAGTTTTCTATGTTGAGG GGCACTGAAAACGAAAACCAAGAACTGTCTGATTGGGAAAAATATGCTGCTGAAGAGTATGATGTCCTAGTAGCAGAGGAAGCAGCTAGTGACCAGTGGAATGATTG TTATGAAGCGGAATTGAACCCTGGAGATCATCAGAAGACCAACGTGCTGAAATATCAGATGGAAAAAAGGCCTTTCTTTGATATGCCTTCCCATTTGGCAGACGTTGACTTAGATGAGTATGACTATGACGATGATTTTGAATGA